In one Balaenoptera musculus isolate JJ_BM4_2016_0621 chromosome 2, mBalMus1.pri.v3, whole genome shotgun sequence genomic region, the following are encoded:
- the ACOT4 gene encoding peroxisomal succinyl-coenzyme A thioesterase isoform X1, producing the protein MSVTVTLEPAGRCRWDEPVRIAVRGLAPGQPVTLRASLRDEKDALFRAHARYCADAHGQLDLERAPALGGSFAGLEPMGLLWALEPEKPFWRFLKRDVQTPFAVELEVLDGHDPDAQWLLGRAVHERDFLAPGVRREPVRAGRVRATLFLPPGPGPFPGIIDIFGVGGALLEYRASLLAGHGFATLALAYCDFEDLPKKFDTIHLDYFEEALCYMLQHTQVKGPGIGLLGISLGADICLSMASFLKNISATVSINGSGFNGNKAIYYKENSIPPLGHDLRRMKVAFSGLLDIVDIRNDIVGGCENPCMIPIEKAQGPILFIVGQDDHNWRSELYAQIASERLQAHGKEKPQIISYPGTGHYIEPPYFPMCPASLHKLLDKPVIWGGEPRAHSKAQVDAWKQILTFFTKHLGACPKL; encoded by the exons ATGTCGGTGACAGTGACGCTGGAGCCGGCGGGCCGCTGCCGCTGGGACGAGCCGGTGCGCATCGCCGTGCGCGGCCTGGCCCCGGGGCAGCCGGTCACGCTGCGCGCGTCCTTGCGCGACGAGAAGGACGCGCTCTTCCGAGCCCACGCGCGCTACTGCGCCGACGCCCACGGCCAGCTGGACCTGGAGCGCGCGCCCGCGCTGGGCGGCAGCTTCGCGGGGCTCGAGCCCATGGGGCTTCTCTGGGCTCTGGAGCCCGAGAAGCCTTTTTGGCGGTTTCTGAAGCGGGACGTGCAGACGCCCTTCGCCGTGGAGCTGGAGGTGCTCGATGGCCACGACCCTGACGCCCAGTGGCTCCTGGGCCGCGCGGTGCACGAGCGCGACTTCCTGGCGCCCGGGGTGCGGCGCGAGCCCGTGCGCGCGGGCCGGGTGCGCGCCACGCTCTTCCTGCCGCCGG GACCAGGACCTTTCCCAGGGATCATTGACATCTTTGGTGTTGGAGGAGCCCTGTTGGAATATCGGGCCAGCCTTCTGGCTGGCCATGGCTTTGCCACGTTGGCTCTAGCTTATTGTGATTTTGAAGATCTTCCCAAGAAATTCGACACCATACACCTGGACTACTTTGAAGAAGCCCTGTGCTACATGCTTCAACACACCCAG gTAAAGGGCCCTGGCATTGGACTTCTGGGCATTTCTTTAGGGGCTGATATTTGTCTCTCCATGGCCTCATTTTTGAAGAACATCTCAGCCACAGTTTCCATCAATGGATCTGGCTTCAATGGAAACAAAGCCATATACTACAAGGAGAATAGCATTCCACCACTGGGCCATGACCTGAGGAGAATGAAGGTAGCTTTTTCAGGCCTCCTGGACATTGTGGATATAAGGAATGATATTGTAGGGGGATGTGAGAACCCCTGCATGATTCCAATAGAGAAGGCCCAGGGGCCCATCCTCTTCATTGTTGGTCAGGATGACCATAACTGGAGGAGTGAGTTATACGCCCAGATAGCCTCTGAACGGTTACAGGCCCATGGAAAGGAAAAACCCCAGATCATCTCTTACCCTGGGACTGGGCATTACATTGAGCCTCCTTACTTCCCCATGTGCCCAGCTTCCCTACACAAATTATTGGACAAACCTGTGATCTGGGGTGGGGAGCCCAGGGCTCATTCTAAGGCCCAGGTAGATGCTTGGAAGCAAATTCTAACCTTCTTCACCAAACACCTTGGAGCTTGTCCCAAATTGTAA
- the ACOT4 gene encoding peroxisomal succinyl-coenzyme A thioesterase isoform X2, translating to MATTLTPSGSWAARCTSATSWRPGCGASPCARAGCAPRSSCRRITFQTSLPSSPVASPGPGPFPGIIDIFGVGGALLEYRASLLAGHGFATLALAYCDFEDLPKKFDTIHLDYFEEALCYMLQHTQVKGPGIGLLGISLGADICLSMASFLKNISATVSINGSGFNGNKAIYYKENSIPPLGHDLRRMKVAFSGLLDIVDIRNDIVGGCENPCMIPIEKAQGPILFIVGQDDHNWRSELYAQIASERLQAHGKEKPQIISYPGTGHYIEPPYFPMCPASLHKLLDKPVIWGGEPRAHSKAQVDAWKQILTFFTKHLGACPKL from the exons ATGGCCACGACCCTGACGCCCAGTGGCTCCTGGGCCGCGCGGTGCACGAGCGCGACTTCCTGGCGCCCGGGGTGCGGCGCGAGCCCGTGCGCGCGGGCCGGGTGCGCGCCACGCTCTTCCTGCCGCCGG ATCACTTTTCAGACTTCACTGCCTTCCTCACCTGTAGCCTCCccag GACCAGGACCTTTCCCAGGGATCATTGACATCTTTGGTGTTGGAGGAGCCCTGTTGGAATATCGGGCCAGCCTTCTGGCTGGCCATGGCTTTGCCACGTTGGCTCTAGCTTATTGTGATTTTGAAGATCTTCCCAAGAAATTCGACACCATACACCTGGACTACTTTGAAGAAGCCCTGTGCTACATGCTTCAACACACCCAG gTAAAGGGCCCTGGCATTGGACTTCTGGGCATTTCTTTAGGGGCTGATATTTGTCTCTCCATGGCCTCATTTTTGAAGAACATCTCAGCCACAGTTTCCATCAATGGATCTGGCTTCAATGGAAACAAAGCCATATACTACAAGGAGAATAGCATTCCACCACTGGGCCATGACCTGAGGAGAATGAAGGTAGCTTTTTCAGGCCTCCTGGACATTGTGGATATAAGGAATGATATTGTAGGGGGATGTGAGAACCCCTGCATGATTCCAATAGAGAAGGCCCAGGGGCCCATCCTCTTCATTGTTGGTCAGGATGACCATAACTGGAGGAGTGAGTTATACGCCCAGATAGCCTCTGAACGGTTACAGGCCCATGGAAAGGAAAAACCCCAGATCATCTCTTACCCTGGGACTGGGCATTACATTGAGCCTCCTTACTTCCCCATGTGCCCAGCTTCCCTACACAAATTATTGGACAAACCTGTGATCTGGGGTGGGGAGCCCAGGGCTCATTCTAAGGCCCAGGTAGATGCTTGGAAGCAAATTCTAACCTTCTTCACCAAACACCTTGGAGCTTGTCCCAAATTGTAA